GTCAAGAGTTGAATGCGCAGCTAGTAGCACAGTATGGAGAGGCTGATTACAGGCAACAAGTCGTTGCAGTGGGCACACCTCTACCCACTTCTTCAGTTCCTGCAGGTTAGTCGCTTGTTTTCGAGAATTAGTAAGTACTCTGTGTGCGATGACATCAACTCCGTTCGCGGCACAGGTGCGAATTCTAATAAACGCGTCTCGACGGCTTTTCGCCCGTTGCAATGCAATCCATTGAGTTTcacgtttaatttatttgttgcagGCACCCAGCAAGGTCCTGTGATGCTTACTTCAAAGAATCTACAGTCGATGCGAGCTTTGTTAAGTCTGGCTCACTGTCACGGCAGTATCTTGGCAACGTCTTGGCATTTAGTCCTCACCACTTTACAACATCTGGTCTGGATTCTCGGTTTGAAACCTTCAACAGGAGGAAGCCTAAAAGCGGGGCGTTCTACCGCAGACTCCAACGCGGTGATAACAACTTCAGTGATGGCAGATTTGCCAGTTTTGTCCCAAATGTTGAGCAGATTGTTTGAATCGAGTCAGTATTTAGACGACGTAGCGCTACATCACTTGATCAACGCGCTTTGTAAATTGTCGCAAGAGGCTATGGAACTAGCCTACTCCAATAGAGAACCGTCTCTATTTGCTGTTGCCAAATTATTAGAAACTGGCTTGGTGAACATGCCTAGAATCGAGGTGTTGTGGCGACCTTTGACCAATCATCTGTTAGAGGTCTGTCGTCACCCTCACATCAGAATGAGGGAATGGGGAGTCGAAGCCGTGACCTATTTAGTGAAATCGGCGTTGCACTTTAAACACACTGTACCCTTGAGAGACAATCAAAAGCTACAAACTTTACTTTTGGGGCCTCTGTTCGAACTGTCTTCGGTACCTCACGGCGACGTAAGACAACGACAGTTGGAATGCGTTCTGGAGATTTTGCACGGCGCAGGGGAAACACTTTCCCATGGGTGGCCCCTAGTTTTAGGGATAATTGGTGCCGTCAATGATCAACACGGGTGAGTTGGCACAACTGACATACCGGAATTAAATACCGCAATGCCGTAATTAAAGAAACTCTTGCAAATGTAaaaaccggcctgttcaagagtgtagtttgagtgattcccgcagagcgctagtaaATTGGCGCtgtttggggatattattcatcttaagtttttatccaaatgacattttgaatttgaagtcAAAAACTCTTGTTTTTTGctgctttgaaattaaattcgtgaattTTTTCCTTATTGTTCGTTGTTTTGGTGTTTAGTGTTGTTCTTTATTATAATATTGcgtattgattattatttttagtgaagcGCACGTTTTGTGGCATCCTCATCGACggaaattggctctttctcggaaacattttcataatgcatttttaatgaaacgaaCACGCCGgtacagcaggtcgtgataaaaacgataaaacgtattttaattttgatttgtcaAAATTCGCGTGAGGACTTTTTCAAGTGATCAAGTTTTGTGTTTTTGGTTTCAGCGAAAATTTGATTCGTATCGCTTTCCAATGCCTCCAACTCGTCATCACTGATTTTCTACCGGTAATGCCTTGGAGGTGTCTACCGTTGTGCGTGGATACAGTTGCGAAATTCGGTTCGCAAACGCAAGAACTCAACATTTCGCTGACAGCAGTTGGACTGATGGTAAGATCGACAAGAGTCTTGTCAAACGCGTCTTTAATGTTGATCAATTGTAGTGGAACATTTCGGATTATTTCCATCAAAACCAAGGCAAGTTAAGTCAAACGTTAACCGAAGATGCAGCAGTTCTTCCCGATTTTCCCGGAACTTTGAACATGCCcagttttgacaagttgtggaTGTGTCTGTACGCGAGGTTAGGTGAATTGTGCGTTGATACCAGACCCGCTGTAAGGAAGTCGGCGGGTCAGACTTTGTTTTCGACAATTTCTGCGCACGGTGGCTTGTTGAAACAGTCCACCTGGCAGGCTATTTTATGGCAAGTACTGTTTCCTCTTCTCGACAAAGTCAGGAGTTTGTCGAACTCGGCAAGTAGTGAAAAAGTTGATGCCGGTGGTAACATTCTGATTCATCATACGAGGAATACAGCGCAGAAACAATGGGCCGAGACCCAAGTTTTAACACTGTCGGGTGTTGCGCGCGTCTTCAACACCAAAAGACTGTTGCTGCAAGCTCTCGGAGATTTTCCAAGAGCTTGGTCCATACTTCTGGAGTTCATAGAGAACGCAGCGTTGAGTAAAAACAACGAGGTTTCGATCGCTGCTTTGAAGTCGTTCCAAGAGATACTCTTCCTGAGCAAGAGTCAAAATGTGGACAATAAAACTGCGGTGATCGAAGATAGAGAAATCTGGGCGATCGCTTGGAAAGTGTGGGTGAAAATTGGAACGGAAATTACATTACCAGTACTGGAAGTCGAAGGGACTACAAGTGAAGACTTCTATTTTCCTAGTCAGACGTTTTTGACCGCGTTGGTTCAAATTTTTCCCAGCGTGTTTCAACACATCAAAAGCAACTTCAATCTGGACGATTTGAAACAGTTGGGTACGGTTCTGACCAATGCGGTTAGCGTCCCCGCTTACGGAGAAACCACACCTTACATTATTTCAACGTCGTCGGATGTCAGTTTGACACCTTTGCACGACGGGGTCCTGCACACGATGGAACTTCTTCAAAAGGAAGCTCTGTCAAGGAACAACAGCAAAATGATTCCCGAGATCTTCAAGAGGTTGTTGATTTTTGCCAAATTTACGTGCTCGCCACCGAATTTCGGCAAACTAGAGAATAAGCACAATAAAGTTACCGACTGGATCACCATGAACTATATACCTTTCGGCGAAAAAGCGATGACCATGACGGTGAAGCTGTACGAGAAGACCGCGGAAAATCCAGAAGTGATCAGTTCAAATATTCTGCACGGAATCGTGGCGACATTGCACAAACCTCTGGCGTTAAAATACAACTGCTTTTCCAACAGTATTTGGAAGTTAGCCGCGAACAGCCTGATCAGCGTGTTAAAAACCGGCTTAAAAGTCGCCAGAGTTCACGGGAATCAGTTCGCAGCGATGTGGACGGAGCTTGCTACGACTCTGAACGACTTTTTGTTTCCCAGCATGTGCGCACCAGCAGACAAAGGTCTGGACGAGATGGTCTCCGACGAAACGACAGATTGTCAATTGATTGAGTTGCTGCGGACCGAGGTTTTACCCTACTCGAGTCAAATTCCAAAAGAGTTCGTCATGCAAGTGGTCATTTTACTTAACAAAGGGTCGATACATTCGGCCACGAACGTCAGAGCCGACACGGATTCGGAGTTGACGCTCAGAGAGGAGTTCGCGAAGACGTGTTTCGAGACTTTGTTGCAGTTTTCGTTGATAGACGGTGACAATAAGGCACTAGTGGTCAACGGCGACGATCTGGCCGGGCAATTGGCCGTCACTTCGTTGTTGCAACGGTTCCAAGAGGTTCTAGAGAAGTACACTGACGACGAAAAACTAAGCGGGAAGTGTCCACTACCTAGGTAAATAAATCAATCGGAATTGTTTTTATGTGTCTGACGGCGTTTTTAAAGGTATCGTCTTTCCGAAATATCTTTCGTGTTGAAAGCTGTTACTACACTGATTATATCGATGAAGAAGGCGCCCATTAGAGGTAGATGCAGATGTTTGGGGataactcatttttgaaaaatttttgtttcagaaGATAGTACAGCGTGGGAACACTTGATAAAATTGTACCCGTTTTTGGTCGAGTGTACAACTACAACGTCTACTCAAGTTTCGAGACCTCTAAGAGAAGCTCTCCTACAATTCTGTGATTTATTACAACCACCTACGAGTAAGAAGGCGAATGgtgaaaaaatttgatttcttTAAGTGATTGTACCTGCCCCGACGATATCAATCATATCTTGAGATTGGTTTAACgaattatttatacatttaCATTAGTATTGCATACATAgttgttttacattttaacaCTTCCATCGTTTTGCCATTATctaccatttttaaattagttaTGTTCTATTCTGttattatacatatgtatttggagaagtttgtaaagtttttagtgttaataaaatatttaaaatagggAACTCctccatttttgtaaatgttgcGATTACtataaaagtgtttttttttttaatctgccgtcaaagttggcgttgaagagtcgattgaaaaaaaaacacccgttatgtatacaacgtgtctcagaaataagtacattaattttaacttgtAATAAAACTCGTTAAGTAAcagaaacaataaatttaaatatattttttcctaaaccttgaagttatccaattaaaattatttaaagatttgaagaaaaaacaaatgcaagaaaactttcacttgtttCTTGCTAACtttattacttaattttttttaatgttcgtaATAGTCCGCATAAGGTTTTTAGGGAAAGAAAAATGGGAAAAGTTGCCtggaaaattagaaaattcggaaaaaaattgaagtgcTTTTTTTCTATGGGATTTTTGTAGAACTCAAGGCCATAACTCGGTATTCGAACGATGGAAATGCAtaaggttttttttgttttgttcgttacggtcttgaaaaagttttcaagaaaaaaaattgcgataatgacaaaggaaagtcggaaaattcgggaaaactacaaaaattatgcactctcgatcataactgacaatAAAAACGCCATATttgactgattttttttttttttttgttcgatatgcCCCCGGGATAGAAATGACTCAattgaatgttttcaattagaaaaaaaaactagccaaaattaaaataagattatgtacatttgtttttacttttgtgttgttgcGCAATCTGTCCAACAAATGTAGTAGTTTTATTTCTGTTCCAATTTATTTCGCTACGTgtacaaatgtcatttgacagtgatgaaaaattaattcagttgtttatttttaattgaattatgATTCTGTTTTAAGTTAATCGCAATTGTTTCATGAAATGAATTAAGTTTCATCGTTTTATCTCAAACAAATTTACAGATTCTCAATagtttttcacaaattcacaaaacgatcacaaacaaatttattgaaatttggatTGGACAAGACGTCTGTCGGGTCAGCcagtaattaatattaaaccGACCCCAATGAATCTCCCATACCTAAGAGAATGACAAAATGTCGCCTAAAATTAGTGTATTAATCCGTAAAAATTCCCATGAAGTAGGTAATCAgagtaatcactaatcattaCACGAAGTATTCCAGCATACCTTTGTTATTACGAATTGTTGTGGCAGTCCTTCATATACCCCCAGAAGAAG
The sequence above is drawn from the Tenebrio molitor chromosome X, icTenMoli1.1, whole genome shotgun sequence genome and encodes:
- the mon2 gene encoding protein MON2 homolog isoform X2, which gives rise to MAYENGISNVEVPTAFIESLQADFKNLSVESKKKYPAIKESCEEAVVKLKTALSTPQTSIYYVINQVIYPLSQGCETKDVKLIKCCLQIIQKLITHQLIDQKGALYITDTLWTLMESGIEEVKILQSVTLLLTTNTVVHGDTLARTLVLCFRLHFAKNSTTINTAGATVRQLVSLVFERVVAEDEILSRNENTPSIRQINMEDFKIPSGTPPKGLPPCAADAYLLFQDLVQLVNADQPYWLIGMTEMTRTFGLELLESVLTQFSVVFYKNAEFSFLLKERVCALVIKLFSPNIKYRSTLPSSVQQATPFEKPYFPISMRLLRVVSILIQKYHSLLVTECEIFLSLIVKFLDPDKPTWQRSLALEVLHKMTIQPELLNSFCKCYDLNKHTTSIFQDIVNSLGAYVQSLFVNPQLQINNTMNITQGQPPVFLGGLPAGPGVSPQPGFLLRGVWLPIVVTFPTGQTKSTYLEMLDKIEPPTIPDGYGISIAYASLLEIIRSLQITIGPQQQVEGDSAPIQTKEVDKELYCQLIKSSWCGLLAALSPLIDASTDESITENVLKAIQTYASLCGELNLETPRDAFITAICKSSLPPHYALTVLNTVTSGSGLRTGHRDSQELNAQLVAQYGEADYRQQVVAVGTPLPTSSVPAGTQQGPVMLTSKNLQSMRALLSLAHCHGSILATSWHLVLTTLQHLVWILGLKPSTGGSLKAGRSTADSNAVITTSVMADLPVLSQMLSRLFESSQYLDDVALHHLINALCKLSQEAMELAYSNREPSLFAVAKLLETGLVNMPRIEVLWRPLTNHLLEVCRHPHIRMREWGVEAVTYLVKSALHFKHTVPLRDNQKLQTLLLGPLFELSSVPHGDVRQRQLECVLEILHGAGETLSHGWPLVLGIIGAVNDQHGENLIRIAFQCLQLVITDFLPVMPWRCLPLCVDTVAKFGSQTQELNISLTAVGLMWNISDYFHQNQGKLSQTLTEDAAVLPDFPGTLNMPSFDKLWMCLYARLGELCVDTRPAVRKSAGQTLFSTISAHGGLLKQSTWQAILWQVLFPLLDKVRSLSNSASSEKVDAGGNILIHHTRNTAQKQWAETQVLTLSGVARVFNTKRLLLQALGDFPRAWSILLEFIENAALSKNNEVSIAALKSFQEILFLSKSQNVDNKTAVIEDREIWAIAWKVWVKIGTEITLPVLEVEGTTSEDFYFPSQTFLTALVQIFPSVFQHIKSNFNLDDLKQLGTVLTNAVSVPAYGETTPYIISTSSDVSLTPLHDGVLHTMELLQKEALSRNNSKMIPEIFKRLLIFAKFTCSPPNFGKLENKHNKVTDWITMNYIPFGEKAMTMTVKLYEKTAENPEVISSNILHGIVATLHKPLALKYNCFSNSIWKLAANSLISVLKTGLKVARVHGNQFAAMWTELATTLNDFLFPSMCAPADKGLDEMVSDETTDCQLIELLRTEVLPYSSQIPKEFVMQVVILLNKGSIHSATNVRADTDSELTLREEFAKTCFETLLQFSLIDGDNKALVVNGDDLAGQLAVTSLLQRFQEVLEKYTDDEKLSGKCPLPRYRLSEISFVLKAVTTLIISMKKAPIRDSTAWEHLIKLYPFLVECTTTTSTQVSRPLREALLQFCDLLQPPTSKKANGEKI
- the mon2 gene encoding protein MON2 homolog isoform X1, whose translation is MAYENGISNVEVPTAFIESLQADFKNLSVESKKKYPAIKESCEEAVVKLKTALSTPQTSIYYVINQVIYPLSQGCETKDVKLIKCCLQIIQKLITHQLIDQKGALYITDTLWTLMESGIEEVKILQSVTLLLTTNTVVHGDTLARTLVLCFRLHFAKNSTTINTAGATVRQLVSLVFERVVAEDEILSRNENTPSIRQINMEDFKIPSGTPPKGLPPCAADAYLLFQDLVQLVNADQPYWLIGMTEMTRTFGLELLESVLTQFSVVFYKNAEFSFLLKERVCALVIKLFSPNIKYRSTLPSSVQQATPFEKPYFPISMRLLRVVSILIQKYHSLLVTECEIFLSLIVKFLDPDKPTWQRSLALEVLHKMTIQPELLNSFCKCYDLNKHTTSIFQDIVNSLGAYVQSLFVNPQLQINNTMNITQGQPPVFLGGLPAGPGVSPQPGFLLRGVWLPIVVTFPTGQTKSTYLEMLDKIEPPTIPDGYGISIAYASLLEIIRSLQITIGPQQQVEGDSAPIQTKEVDKELYCQLIKSSWCGLLAALSPLIDASTDESITENVLKAIQTYASLCGELNLETPRDAFITAICKSSLPPHYALTVLNTVTSGSGLRTGHRDSQELNAQLVAQYGEADYRQQVVAVGTPLPTSSVPAGTQQGPVMLTSKNLQSMRALLSLAHCHGSILATSWHLVLTTLQHLVWILGLKPSTGGSLKAGRSTADSNAVITTSVMADLPVLSQMLSRLFESSQYLDDVALHHLINALCKLSQEAMELAYSNREPSLFAVAKLLETGLVNMPRIEVLWRPLTNHLLEVCRHPHIRMREWGVEAVTYLVKSALHFKHTVPLRDNQKLQTLLLGPLFELSSVPHGDVRQRQLECVLEILHGAGETLSHGWPLVLGIIGAVNDQHGENLIRIAFQCLQLVITDFLPVMPWRCLPLCVDTVAKFGSQTQELNISLTAVGLMWNISDYFHQNQGKLSQTLTEDAAVLPDFPGTLNMPSFDKLWMCLYARLGELCVDTRPAVRKSAGQTLFSTISAHGGLLKQSTWQAILWQVLFPLLDKVRSLSNSASSEKVDAGGNILIHHTRNTAQKQWAETQVLTLSGVARVFNTKRLLLQALGDFPRAWSILLEFIENAALSKNNEVSIAALKSFQEILFLSKSQNVDNKTAVIEDREIWAIAWKVWVKIGTEITLPVLEVEGTTSEDFYFPSQTFLTALVQIFPSVFQHIKSNFNLDDLKQLGTVLTNAVSVPAYGETTPYIISTSSDVSLTPLHDGVLHTMELLQKEALSRNNSKMIPEIFKRLLIFAKFTCSPPNFGKLENKHNKVTDWITMNYIPFGEKAMTMTVKLYEKTAENPEVISSNILHGIVATLHKPLALKYNCFSNSIWKLAANSLISVLKTGLKVARVHGNQFAAMWTELATTLNDFLFPSMCAPADKGLDEMVSDETTDCQLIELLRTEVLPYSSQIPKEFVMQVVILLNKGSIHSATNVRADTDSELTLREEFAKTCFETLLQFSLIDGDNKALVVNGDDLAGQLAVTSLLQRFQEVLEKYTDDEKLSGKCPLPRYRLSEISFVLKAVTTLIISMKKAPIREDSTAWEHLIKLYPFLVECTTTTSTQVSRPLREALLQFCDLLQPPTSKKANGEKI